In Haloterrigena turkmenica DSM 5511, a single genomic region encodes these proteins:
- a CDS encoding FxLYD domain-containing protein: protein MTRPESTSRRRLLAAVGAGVSAAVAGCTGSGGLGGEPSYEDGNGVEINASNVSNRTTSEMSTAAALANQQPSQSVTPLDPLSVTDHQFVVEGGYLGSTVQGTVENTGSDRIQIVEVRTRIYDDAGNLLGRYLATTGDLDGGETWEFQVIVLEAPSDVAAYDIAVLGTPS from the coding sequence ATGACCCGACCGGAGTCGACGAGCCGACGCCGACTTCTCGCGGCGGTCGGCGCGGGCGTCTCGGCCGCGGTCGCCGGTTGTACCGGCAGCGGGGGCCTCGGCGGCGAACCCTCCTACGAGGACGGCAACGGCGTCGAGATAAACGCCAGCAACGTCTCCAACCGGACGACGTCGGAGATGTCCACGGCGGCCGCGCTCGCCAACCAGCAGCCGTCCCAGTCCGTGACGCCGCTGGATCCCCTCTCCGTAACCGACCACCAGTTCGTCGTCGAGGGAGGCTATCTCGGCTCGACCGTGCAGGGAACCGTCGAGAACACGGGCAGCGATCGGATCCAGATCGTCGAAGTGCGAACCCGGATCTACGACGACGCCGGCAACCTGCTCGGCCGCTATCTCGCGACCACCGGCGATCTCGACGGGGGCGAGACCTGGGAGTTCCAGGTGATCGTCCTCGAGGCGCCGTCGGACGTCGCCGCCTACGACATCGCCGTGCTGGGAACACCGTCCTAA